The window GCTTATCATTAGCTTATCATTAGCTTATCATTAGCTTATCATTAGCTTATCATTAGCTTATCATTAGCTTATCATTAGCTTATTGTTATTGTAATCTGATTGTTGATTTTAACTATCATTGATACAATTAAAAAACAAACAGGAAGCCTTTGATTGAATCTGGAAGAGCTAGCAGAAAGTATAAAGAATTTCGAAGGGGTTACCCGAAAAAGACAGATTGAGGATATAGTTTCCATCTTCGAAGCCGTTCGCCCGGAATATGGGAACGCTATCGTTGATTTTGGAGACGATGCTGCAGTGATTGATATTGGAGGTGATGACGTGATCCTCTTTGCAGCTGATGGCATATGGGGGCGACTGCTGGATGCAAGCCCCTGGTGGGCAGGGTATGGAGCAGTAGTTGTGAACATAAATGACATTGCAGCCATGGGAGGAAAACCTCTTGCCATGGTGGATATCGCCTCTGCAAATTCTTCCCATGCCTGCAGGGAACTTATGGAAGGGCTGGCTGAAGGGGTCAGGAAATTCGGAGTTCCTGTGGTAGGAGGGCATGTCCATCCCGATACACGGTACAATTCCCTTTCCGTTGCTATCATAGGGATTGTCAAAAAAGACTGTGTAATCAGGAGTGACACTGCAAACCCTGGAGACCTTGTAATTGCAGCCTATGATATGGATGGAAAAATCGGCCCGAACTCCCCCTACAGCTGGGATACGACTTCTTTCAAGGAGCCTTCAGTGGTAAGGAAAAGCTATCTTGTAACCCAGGAAATTGCGACGAAAAAGCTTGCAACCGCTGGGAAGGATATAAGCAATCCAGGGATAGTAGGGACACTTGGAATGCTTTGCGAGACTAGCAAAGTGGGAGCTTTAGTGGATCTGGATAAAGTCCCCAGGCCAGCGGATGTGGACTTTGAACAATGGCTGAAAGTGCACCCTGGGACAGGCTATATATTTACTGCAGACCCGAAAAAAGCAGAAGAGTGCGTAGATGTGTTTGAAAAGGCAGGGCTCACAGCTGCAATTATAGGAAAAATAGAAGAGGGCTCAAAACTCGATATATACGATAAAACAGGCAGAGCAACTGTTTTTGACTTCTCAAAAGACTGCATCACAGGTATAGGTTCCGAATAATCGGAACCCTTCTGTATGTCCTGTACTTATTTCAAAGAAAAAATATTCGTTTGCTGAAAAGTTGTTATTTCACGTATCAAACACCTGTTTTTATTTTTGACCCCCATTTGACCGGGCCTGCGCAGATTTACTTATCTTCTATCCAGGCCTTCATTTCCTTATAGAGAAATTCTTCTGCGGCCTGAACCTTTTCAAGAGGGCCACGAAGGACAAGAATTTCCCTTTCCTCACTGTTTACAATATGTACAGGCATCTTTCGCGTTATGGGTTCAAGGCCAAATTCTTCCACTAGATCATAAATAATGGACACGACAGTTCCAGGAGGGATAATCAGGTCGTAGAGCTCTTCATAATCCGGATCATCTATATCAACGTTCTCTTTCTGCTTTTTAGCGATTAAATCTTCAAGGTTGAGTGTTTTGTGCATCCAGGGGTCACCTTCCAATTTTTGTTAGGATTGATGGGGTATAAGTTTGTTTGCCCATCCGAATTTTGTGTGCAATTCAGTAAATTACTGATAAGTATGATCATATTTATGTTGTTTCCCAGATTCGGAGTGCACCTTACTCCTTTGAAAACCTGATTCAGAATCTAATTATCTGCTTATTTAATAGAAGGTTGTTTTTGACATAAAAATTCAGCAGGAAGTAGAGTAAATGATCGTATAAAAAATTTAAGAATCAAAGTTGCGCTGGCGCACCCCGCCGCAAGCAACGGGGTATGTTCGCGCCACCGCTCCAAATTCCGTTAAAGAAAACAATAACCATAAACACTTTAGTTTGAGCAGGAGTTAACAACCAAAAAATTGAATTGATAAATCATATTATTATTAACGGTTGCCGGGGAAGTTTTTCATCCCCGCAGCAAGCTAGCGGGGTATTCGACTGAAAATAAATGCCATGAACCATTGCTCATCAAGGTCAAAAAATCAGGCAATGGAGGTCGAAAAATGAACACTACGAATAAACCCAACATGGAGGCAAGCAATCTGGAACATGCACTTCTTGAATCAATCCCAATTCCTGTAATAGCTGTGGATAAGGACTTTAATAATTTGTTTATCAACCCGGCGGAGTGTGACTGGGGTGGAAAATAATTAAACGAAGTTAAAGGAAAAAATGTTATTATGTTTTGGAGTCAAGGTGCTGCAGTACATCCGATTGCGGGATTAAGAAAGCAATGGCCAGCGGCAAAAAATGTGCAGACCATTATGAAATTCCATGTAATAGAGATATGATCAACGTAGAAATAACGGCCGTGCCTTTGAAAGATGAAGACGGGAACATTGTTGGAGGTCTCGAGTATATTGTGGATGTTACTACAGAGTGAAGATGGAAAAGGATCTCCGTGTACAGACCCAGACGATTCTGGAGTATTGTCCATACCTGGGTATTGTCCATACCTGGCTGTGCCACGATGCTCACGATTTCAATAAGAGGAAAATGTACGATAGGAAGAAAATGGAAGCAACCTGATGGCTTGCAAGCGTTTCTTTTTATATCTGCAGGAGTTTTACCATGTACAATTTCCCCTGTGTTTTTTTCGTTCAATATTAGAGTAGGGCAAATACATAATTATAATTAATTTGATAATGATTAAACTAATATTCAAATAAATCGAAAGTGTTAATATAGCTTGGAATCAATGACAATAAACAGAAAAATAGCGTTACTGGATAGATAATTAGCGGATACACCTGAAGCAAAAATATATGAAGATAGATTCAGGGAGAGAACTTTACCTCTCGGGATCCTATAATTCGACTGCTTCGGATTATCAATACGGGTTCCAGACAAAACAACTCAAAGCAAACTTTATCTGAAATGAAAATACCTTATAAGAGGATAAGCAATGCAGAAGTATAAATTAAAGCGCGGTTTTAAACCTGAAGTTGATAGGATCTACTCGGTAATGCAGGAATGCTTCCCGACTGAAATCTCCCTGAACGGCGACCATGTTGAAACTTCCTATGGAGCAATGTCAAAGATAACGGTCTGGATCGAAAACAAAATGCTCTTTGTGGACACGGTTTCCGATGTTACTGTCAGAGATGATGGAATAATCCTGCAGACCAACAAGGCCTACCGGGATTTTCTCTTAAAGGCTACCGGATACACGGCAAAAGAGCGATTGAAACATGCAAAAAAAGAAGTCGGAGAGGAATAAACTCCTGACCTCTCATTATAATTTCATATTATCAATAACATCCGGCAACCTTTACCTGGAGGTATCGTTCTGGAAGAAGATTTCCTTGAAAAACTGAAATGTCTCGAAATTCCCACCTGCCTCCGGGTCTGCTGTGGAACCGATGGTTCCGTTACTTTTCTCCTCGAGATCATGACCCGAAAACCGGTAGACGTAAAAACCGAGTCTCAGTACATAATTAAAGCCGATAAGGAAATGGCTGACCTTCTTGGTGTGGAAGAAGGCAGTGAGGTAAATAACAGGACAGTTAGGCTCTCTGCAGGGGATACGGTATTCGTCCAGGCAAGGTCACTTTCCCCTCTGGAACGCATGCCTGCAACTATGAAGGAACAGTTAATGCGTGCAGACGTCCCCATAGGCAGGATCCTGCGCAACCACAACCTCGAGACCAGGCGCGACATGGGAGAACTCGAAGTCCTGAAAGGGAAGACCACCTTTGACGGTATCCCGGTTCTTTCCCGCTCTTATAAAATAGTCCATAACAACGATGTCCTTATGTGGATCAATGAACGCTTCCCCATCGATGAGCGCTGGAACCTCTAAATGCCTGAAACTCCGGAAAAAATGCTAAAGAGCGAGTATTTTTTTTGGCAAGTTCTCCGGATATTTCAGAGTATAGTTCCAAATCTTTAAACAGTTTAGGGTTTTTACCCTCTACGCAGCCTTCTCAGTCGAAACCTTTATATCTCTGCTGTGATATTTTGGAGATGCTCTTTGAGCAACAGTGCCTTGATGGCTCAGTGGTAGAGCGCGTCCTTGGTAAGGACGAGGTCGCGGGTTCAAATCCCGCTCGAGGCTTCAGAACGATTTTTCGTGAGTGTGGGGACTATGAGTCCTCCTCCCACTATACTTTTTTCCTGTATGAATATAACAGTTTCTACTAAGCTTTTTTTATCTGTTTGCCTAAATAAATGATATCAGTTCAGGCGAGTTTTCAGGGTTCTTTTTCTGGTGTGTGCATACCAGAATGATATTGGTAAGGATCGAGACATAAAATGAACATTATTTCCCCACAGGGGTCAATGATAAGTATTGAACATCTGGAACGTACGATCCGTCCTCCAAAATCGACGAAGTGCTTATCCGAAAAGTGTTGTGACCCACTGTAACTTTTACAATTGGCTATATGCACAACTTAACTGATAATCGATATTATGACCTATTGTAACTTCTACAACATGCCATTATTGACTTTTCGGATAGGCTCTAAATTCAGTACTTCACTAATTTTCACTTTTTCATATACAATTTACATTTCGACCCCCTGCCAATATAGGACAATAATATTTGATTATTGGACATTTTATTGACCTCATATTAACAAAATGACTTTTTAGTATAGCATAGTGGCACAAGAGTGCCAGGGTTCGAAATGTACATTAATACGAAAATCATAATTGAATTTCTCCGATCTCAGAAGTAAGATGAATCCTGCTTCCGGGAACGCACTTTCGTGTCTCCTCTCGCTAATGTTGGAAATGCTTGTTAAGCATAATACACCGTTCCTACCCTACAGAACTTTTAATATTATACAACAGAGCTACAAGCTGAGGAAGCACATGTAGGTGTTATGACAAATCCAACGTAGTAAATTAATACTTAAGCTGGTCAACCGAAGCACTATTAAATGCCTGCCAATTTATTGGCGGGTAGTTGACACCAATATTTCAGTATAGTTGATCTTCCAATAATCGGCTCCGAAATAACTCCATGCTATGAAAATCAGAATTAATTGCACCCTACGCCCTCATCCTCCCCGGGTCTGCGTTAATCCGGGCTTAAAATAACGTTTGTTGGAATAATCCTTACTTTTTTGTGCAGATTTTAATGCAAACAGGTATTATCAGTACATATTTAATTTTAGTGTTTGCAGATATAGCCTATATATAAGAGATCTTCCTCCCAAAACCACACCACCTTTTTCGATGATCATGACCCTAAAAGAGATGTTTACACTGGTTTCGAATGGGCTTACAGCTCATGGTATCGTCGTATCGGACATAAAGATGATGCAGAACACTGCAGAATTTGTTCAGTTTAGAGCTAGCATCAGCAACTGGATAGGTCAAATCAACATCTACTTGTCAAAGAAGAATGGGTTTACCATTGACCTGTCAAGGTTTGGAGATAACCCGGAATCTGCAAAAATAATAGAGATTATCCAGAACCTCAACTTGAGTAAATACAAACACAAGATTACAATTCCTGCCGTCATCTTGAAGAAAATGTCTGATTCAGTATCGTCTCAGGCAAGTACAGTAAATGTAATTAGTAACCCGACCATCACCAGGAAGCTTCCTCTATTCTGTATCGGAGCCGATGAAGTCGGGAAGGGGGGCGCATGTGAGACCCTTGTCACAGCCGCGTTTTGCATCGACGATTCTCTGCCTAAGGAAGCTATGTTCATCATAAAGAACATGGTTGCAGATTCCAAGACCCTTACAGATACCAGAATCAGA is drawn from Methanosarcina lacustris Z-7289 and contains these coding sequences:
- a CDS encoding DUF5611 family protein, with translation MQKYKLKRGFKPEVDRIYSVMQECFPTEISLNGDHVETSYGAMSKITVWIENKMLFVDTVSDVTVRDDGIILQTNKAYRDFLLKATGYTAKERLKHAKKEVGEE
- a CDS encoding ribonuclease HIII, giving the protein MIMTLKEMFTLVSNGLTAHGIVVSDIKMMQNTAEFVQFRASISNWIGQINIYLSKKNGFTIDLSRFGDNPESAKIIEIIQNLNLSKYKHKITIPAVILKKMSDSVSSQASTVNVISNPTITRKLPLFCIGADEVGKGGACETLVTAAFCIDDSLPKEAMFIIKNMVADSKTLTDTRIRQVAQLIKQYCAGKYVIHTYNPREYNALYEMHGNLNVLLANAHARNIAEAISLIKIECPTVVVDQFASNNVVSEALARRNVLNKVHLIETTRAEEKSLAVATASVLARDAFLSIMDERSREIGVTIPKGAKLVGSFLSRVHNKHDIGEVAKLHFTPVKEFMKRESRLL
- a CDS encoding methanogenesis marker 2 protein codes for the protein MNLEELAESIKNFEGVTRKRQIEDIVSIFEAVRPEYGNAIVDFGDDAAVIDIGGDDVILFAADGIWGRLLDASPWWAGYGAVVVNINDIAAMGGKPLAMVDIASANSSHACRELMEGLAEGVRKFGVPVVGGHVHPDTRYNSLSVAIIGIVKKDCVIRSDTANPGDLVIAAYDMDGKIGPNSPYSWDTTSFKEPSVVRKSYLVTQEIATKKLATAGKDISNPGIVGTLGMLCETSKVGALVDLDKVPRPADVDFEQWLKVHPGTGYIFTADPKKAEECVDVFEKAGLTAAIIGKIEEGSKLDIYDKTGRATVFDFSKDCITGIGSE
- a CDS encoding PAS domain-containing protein, translated to MESRCCSTSDCGIKKAMASGKKCADHYEIPCNRDMINVEITAVPLKDEDGNIVGGLEYIVDVTTE
- a CDS encoding PAS domain-containing protein; this encodes MNTTNKPNMEASNLEHALLESIPIPVIAVDKDFNNLFINPAECDWGGK
- a CDS encoding chorismate--pyruvate lyase family protein; translation: MPTCLRVCCGTDGSVTFLLEIMTRKPVDVKTESQYIIKADKEMADLLGVEEGSEVNNRTVRLSAGDTVFVQARSLSPLERMPATMKEQLMRADVPIGRILRNHNLETRRDMGELEVLKGKTTFDGIPVLSRSYKIVHNNDVLMWINERFPIDERWNL